The following DNA comes from Tumebacillus amylolyticus.
GGCTTCGAGCCTCGGCGCGCAAGGTTGGTCGTACGACCGAATTCTGAATGCGTACTACAGCGGGATGGAATTGGTGAACGTGTACGAGATGTAAGTTCGAAGAGAGAAACCACAGGGGCACGTACCTGTGGTTTTTTTTCTGGAACATCACAGGGGGGAACACATTGAAGCAAACGACGAAACTCGGGCTGGGAGTCCTCGTATTGGCAGGGGTGGTCGGGAGTACGGCCTGTTCAAGTTCGACGGAGCAGAAGCAGACCGCGCCTGCGCCAAGTACGTCCTCGTTCGCCGTGCGCGGCGTGATCGAGGGCTTTTATGGAAAGCCGTGGTCGCAAGAACAGCGGCTCGACATGCTGTCGTTTCTCGGGCAGCATCATATGAACACCTATGTCTACGCTCCGAAGGACGATCCGTACCAACGCCTGAAGTGGGGAGACCTCTATCCCGCAGAAGATGCGGCGCGTATGAAAGCCCTCGCGAAACAAGCGGAGAGCAGCGGCGTCAAATTCGTGTACTCGATTTCACCTGGCTTACCGGCTCCACTGCCGGGGGAGATGTCCACACCCGCGATGGAACAAGCGGCCATCACCTGTTCGTCACAAGCCGACCGTGAGAAATTGGCGGCAAAAGTTGAGCAATTGCGCGGGCTGGGCGTCCATACGATCATGCTGTCGTTCGACGATGTGCAGGAGAAGTTGAAAAGCGCCGACCTGAGCGTATACGACGGGGACCTCGCCAAAGCGCATGCGGAGTTGGCGAATTGGCTTTTGCAAACGGAACAGGCGCGCGACCCGCAGTTCAAGTTGTGGTTTGCTCCGACCACCTACTACGGTCTGAAGGACAATCCGTACTGGCAGACCCTGCGCACCGCCCTTCACGAGCAAGTTCAAGTGATTTGGACAGGGGAGAAAATTCTCTCGCCGCGCATCACCTCGTCACAAGCGGACGAGGTCACCCGTTTGTTGGGACGCAAGCCGTTGGTCTGGGACAACTACCCCGTCAACGACTTCACCTACTCGATTCAGAAAAAACCACAGCTCTTCCTCGGTCCCGTCGAAGGCCGTGACACCGACCTCGACCGACATACGGCGGGGTGGCTCGCCAACCCCATGCTGCAATCGGAAGCGTCCAAGATCGCCCTCGCGACCCTCGGCGATTACCTCGACCACCCGACGACCTACAATCCGGATACAGCATGGCTTGCCGCGATCCAGGCACTGCCGGGTGTTTCAGACCCTGATCCGTTGATGACATTCAGTTCCTACGCCCGCAAAAGCCCCGTACACAGCGCAAGCAACCCCGAGTTCGGAAAAAAAGTCGCCGCCTATCAAGCGAATGACGCCGACTCCTTACCGTTGCGTACGGAATTGGATCATCTCCGCGATCTCCCGAAAAAAATAACGGAGACGGTCAACAATCAAGAACTGCTCACCGAAATCGAGCCATGGCTGAAAAAACTTGCTTCAGAAGCAGAAGCCGGGCTGCTCGCGCTGGACCTCGCCCAAAAAGCGCCGACCGACCCGCAGCGGAACGACCTGCGCCAACAACTGGCGACCAAACTCCGCACGCTGGCAGACGATCCGAACACAATCGCTCCCGAAATCATCGACTTCGCGAAATCTCTCGAAAAATAACCTTACACAGCAGGATATAAGAAGCATAGTCAGAATATATAGTGGTATAGACCTCTATAACTTAGGTGAAGCAGATGCTGAACAAACACATCCCAATACCGCTCTACTATCAATTAAAAGAAAAACTATCCGCAGCCATCCTGTCGGGTGAATTGCCGCCGGGGGCCTTGTTGCCGTCGGAGCGCGAACTGTCCGACCATTACTCCATCTCACGCATGACCGTGCGCCAAGCGCTCGGGGAGATGGTCAAAGAGGGTCTGCTCGTCCGCGAGCAGGGCAAGGGGACATTTGTCGCGGAGCCGAAGTTCAACCAAGGGTTGCTCAAGCTGACGTCGTTCAGCGAAGACATGCGCAACCGTGGCTTGAAGCCCGACTCGAAGATTCTCGCCATCTACGTGCAGGACGCAACTCCCGCCGTAGCGGCTGAACTTCGTCTCGAGGCAGTCGGCATCAACCAGCAGGTGATCGTGTTTGAGCGTGTGCGCCTCGCAGACAACAAGCCGATGGCGTACGAGATCTCACATCTGCCGTTGCACCGCTTCCCGGAGTTGGAGCAGGAGTCTTTGCACTCCACTTCGCTCTACAACCTCTTGGAGGAGAAATACGGCTTGGTGATCCGCTACGCCCGCCAAACCATGGAAGTCGGGTTGTCCCGTCCGGCAGAGTCTGACATTCTCGGCATTCCGGCCGGTTCGGCGGTGCTCAAGATCGAACGCACCACGTTTGACGCGGACGACGAGCCGATTGAGTACGTGAAGTCGGTGTACCGTGGCGACCGCTACAAGCTCTACGCCGAATTGCATCGCTAGGAGGTGAGGCGAATGCGCATCTACATCGGCATCGACGGCGGCGGAACGAAGACACGGTCAGTCGCCGTCACGGAACAGGGTACAATCCTCGCAGATCTGACCACGCCGGGCTCCAACGTGAATCATCACGGTTGGGCCGGGGTGGAGGAGTCGCTTTTTGTACTGTTTAACCTTTTGCGAACGCACGTTCCTCTTGGCGCGCAAGTCGCTTCGCTCTGTCTCGGTTTTGCCGGGATCGATCGCGAATCGGATCGTGTGCGAATGGAGGAGTGGGCGGCGACACATTGGCCAACTGCAAACGTGCGTGTCGTCCATGATGCCCGCATCGCATTGGAAGCGGGACTGCCTGTGGACGCAGAGCTGGGCGTCGGCATCGTACTGATTGCCGGTACCGGCTCTGTCGCGTACGGGCGCAACGAGGCGGGAGAAGAGACCCGCGTCGGCGGATGGGGTTACTTGCTTGGCGATGAAGGCAGTGGCTACGACCTCGGCCGCCGAGCGATCACCTCCGTTCTGCGCGCCTATGACGGACGCGACCCGCAGACGGCGCTGACGGAGCTCGTGCTGAACGCCTATGGCGTGCAGGAGCCAACCGATTTGCTTCCCCTCGTCTACGGGGAAACGTCTTCGCGGGGGCACGTGGCACAGTCTGCTCGTTTGGTGTTCGACGCGGCAACCGCCGGAGATCTTGTGGCACAAGCTCTGGTGGAGGGAGCCGCAGATGAACTTGCGGCGCTCGTCGTCGCGCTTTTGCAAAAAATGAACGTTACGGCTCGACGCTTGACCGTCGTGTTGGCGGGGGGTCTTTTTTCAACAGGCAGTCCGTTGATTGGGCTGTTTGAAGCCCGCTTGCCCGACACGGTGGACGTGCGTCCGGGACAGCCTCCCGTATTTGGTGCCCTTCGATTGGCACAGGAGGGGCGTTAGGAACGAAAGGAGCGTCTCACAGCGTGGAATCGATCGCAAAATTAGCTACAGAACAAACCAACGCGCAGTCGGACACTTTGGATCAAATGAATGCGCTGGAGATCGTGATGTTGATGAACCGCGAGGACCGCACGGTCGCAGATTCTGTGAGTGCCGCTTTGCCGCGCATCGCAGAGGCGGTAGATCGAATCGTCGAACGGCTTCGGCGCGGGGGACGCTTGCTCTACATAGGAGCGGGAACCAGCGGACGTCTTGGTGTATTGGATGCATCGGAGTGCCCGCCGACGTTTGGCATTGAAGCGGACGTGGTCGTCGGTGTCGTCGCAGGCGGACTTGACGCTTTGGTGGAAGCACAGGAGGGGGCTGAAGACGATGCAGATGCCGGGGCTTATGACCTGCGCAAACATGCCTTGGGCGCCCATGACATCGTCGTCGGACTCAGTGCCAGCGGGCGCACGCCTTATGTGGCGGGTGCGCTGAACTTCGCCAAGAGCGTGGGGGCCGGAACGGTAGCCTTGTCCTGCAACGAAGGAGCGGAGATCAGTGGCAATGCTGATGTCGCCATCGAAGTGGCAACCGGCCCTGAAGTGCTGATGGGCTCCACGCGTCTGAAAGCCGGCACCGCACAGAAAATGGTGCTGAACATGATCTCGACCGCCGTTATGGTACGGCTTGGCAAAGCGTATGGCAACATGATGATCGACGTGAAGCCGACCAACATCAAGTTGGTGGACCGCGCGTGTCGCATGTTGATGAATGCGACAGGTGTGGATCACGCAACAGCGGAAACCGCTTTGACATCGGCAGGTCGTCGTGCGAAAGTCGCGTTGGTGATGCTGAAAACAGGCTGTGACGTGGCAGAAGCAGAACGTCGGTTGGAGGTAGCGAACGGGTTCGCTCGACTCGCTATCGAGGAGGGAACTCATGCCGAGTAACTCTGACCTCTCCCAACTCAGCGTTGCGCAACAGGTTGGCCAGACGATGATGTTCGGGTTTCACGGCTCCGAACCGTCGCCGGAGATCGAACATTTGATTCGTGAGCATCACATCGGCGGCGTCATCCTGTTCGCTCGAAACGTCGGTCGTCCTCAAGACGTGCTGCGCTTGAACACCGCCTTGCAAAAAATAGCCTACGACGCCGGACACACGCATCCGCTCCTCATCTCTGTCGATCAGGAAAATGGCATCGTGCGCCGCCTTGGGGCGGGCACGACGCTTTTTCCCGGCAACATGGCGCTGGGTGCGGCAGGTCGTTCGGCTTGGGCGCATGATGTGGCGCACGCCACAGGACGTGAACTGCGGGCGCTCGGGTTCAACTTCAACCTCGCGCCGGTGCTCGATGTCAACAACAACCCGCGCAACCCGGTCATCGGAGTTCGTGCTTATGGGGAAGACCCCCGGCAAGTGTCGGAATTTGGTGTTGAGGCGATTCGGGGACTCCAAGCGGCCGGGCTGGCTGCTTGCGGGAAACACTTCCCCGGACATGGCGACACATCGCTTGACTCGCACTTGACTTTGCCGTTGATTCCACACGATCGGGCTCGACTTCATGCCGTGGAGCTGCCTCCGTTCCTGAAAGCGATTTCAGCCGGAGTGGATGCGATCATGATCGCGCATGTGGTCTTTCCTGAGTTTGAGCCGGACGACACGCCTGCAACGCTTTCGCATCGTGTCATTACAGGACTTTTGCGGGAGGAAATGGGCTTTGACGGCGTCATTACGACCGATTGCATGGAGATGCACGCCATCGCCAAGACCATCGGCACGGTGGAAGGCACGTACCGTGCGTTTCTCGCCGGTGTCGATCTCTCGTTCATCTCGCACACCCACGATTGGCAAAGAGGCGCTGTCGAGCGTTTCCTGCGCGGGGTAGAAGAAGGCGAGTTGACAAAGGAGCGGTTGGAAGCGTCCGTACAGCGCGTACTCTCCTTGAAGGAGAAATACACGAGCTGGGATGATTGGTTGCCGCTGTTCGAGAAGTTGGAGCAGGGGGAGTTGACTCCCGATTCTGTCGTCGGTTGTGCAGAGCACCGCCAACTGGCACGCGACGTGTACGAAGCTGCGGTGACGTTGACCTCGACTCGACCCGGAGCTTTGCCGCTTCAATTGAAAGCGGAGGACCGAGTGGCGGTAGTCTACTTGCGAAACGTTTCGCTCTCGCCCGTTGAAGATGACCGTTATCTGATCAACCCGCTGGCGACGGCCATCGAGCGTCAACATTCGAATGTCGTACGCATCGAACTGTCGAACCCGCCGACAGCGGAGGAGATCGCGGAGGCGGTCAAGACGGCGTCCACCTGTCAGGCAGTCGTGGTCGGAACGTTGAACGCTCATCTCTCGGAAGGTCAGGTTGAGCTGTTGCGCCATCTGCGCGACTTGCCGATTCCTCGCTTGGTCGTCTCGATGCGGACCCCGTATGACAGTACCGTCTGCGAGGGGTTTGATGCGCACATCGCAGTTTACGAATTCACGCCCGAGGGAATCGACGTGGCAGCCGAAGCGATTTTCGGCAAACGCCAATTGATGGGACGACTGCCGATTTCCTTAGAGGTCTCGCGATGATCACATGCATTGGACTGATGTCGGGCACCTCAGTAGACGGTGTGGATGTCGCGATCACCACGATCTCAGGGGAACCGCCGCATGTGCAAGTGCGACTCGATCATTTCGAGACGGTGCCGTTCTCCGCAGAAGTTCGTGCGCGGATCTTCCGATTGTTTGAGCCGAGTGTAACGGCAGCGGAAGTCTCGCAGATGAACTTTTTGCTCGGTCATGTGTTTGCAGACGCGGTTCTGCAAGTCGTGGAACGAGCCGGAGTAGACATAACAAATATTATGTTTATTGCGTCGCATGGTCAAACCGTCTATCACCACCCCGTTGCCGAGGAGATCGCGGGCTACGCGGTGACGTCCACGCTCCAGATCGGGGAGGCTTCTGTGATCGCTGAAAAAACGGGCCGACCCGTCGTCGCCGATTTCCGCGTGCGGGACATGGCGGCGGGCGGGCAGGGAGCTCCCTTGGTGCCGTTTGTGGATGCGTTGTTGTTTGCAGCCCCTGATCGCGGGCGCATCCTCGCCAACATCGGCGGGATTGCCAATCTGACCGTCTTGCCGCGCGGTGCATCGTCCGAACATTCCGTCGCGTTCGATACGGGACCCGGCAACATGCTTGTCGATGGCTTGGTCAACCGCTTCACCGAGGGCCGTCAGCGCTATGACGAGGACGGACGGCTGGCGCAGGGAGGTCAAGTGTTGGAAGACTTCTTGGCTCCTTGGTTGCAGATGCCCTTTTTCCAACAGGCACCTCCGAAGTCGACCGGACGTGAACTCTTCGGCGAGCAGATGGTCGACGCTTGGTGGCGAGATGCCCAAGCGGGGGGCTTCCGTGCAGAGGACGTAATCGCCACGGCGACCGCCTTCACCGTGCGGACGTTTGCTCGTGCCATCCGTGAGTTTATCTTGCCGCACCATGTCATGGACGAGTTGATCGTCGGTGGGGGCGGCTCTTACAACCCGGTGATGCTCGACGGCCTTCGCCGAGAGCTGCCGCAGTTGAACGTGTTGACCCAGAACGAAGCGACCGGCATCCCAAGCGATGCCAAAGAAGCGGTCGCCTTTGCCGTACTCGGCTATGAAACCTACCATCGCAGACCGGGCAATCTGCCGTCAGCCACCGGTGCCAAGCGCCCGGTCGTGCTCGGCAAGATCACTTGGGACTGAACTTACATCGAGGAGGAAGTTTGAAGATGAACTACACGAAATACTCCAAGGCTTTTGCAGTGCTCGCTACGGCAACCCTGCTCACCGTCGCTGTGACCGGTTGCAGCAAAGACTCCGCAAGCACCACCAAGCAAGAAACCGCCAACTGGACCGGCAAGATCACGATCTGGGACGGCCCGCGTTGGGAAGAGGCCGGCAACAAATACGCGTGGATCGAATCGCAGAAGAAAGCGTTCGAAACATCGCATCCGGGTGTCACCGTTGAGATCGTACAAGTGCCGTGGGCAGAATTGAACGACAAGCTCGGCGTCTCTATCGCAGGTAAAGCATGGCCGGACCTCGCGCCGGTCGACATCTCCGGCAACGGCGTCAACGCAGCGTTCTTGAAGCAAAAAGTGTTGGAGCCGATCGACGAGTACGTAACGGCCGATGACAAAAAAGACTTCCTCCCGAACGCGCTCGATGCATACACCCAAGACGGCAAGCTCTACGGTCTGCCGGGCGGGATGACCGTTCACGGCATGTTGCTGAACCTCGACATCTTCAAGGAACGCAACGTCGAGCCGCCGAAAGACGGCAAATGGACATGGGATGAATTCGTCGACGACATGAAGAAACTTACCTATGACAAAGACGGCGACGGCAAAGTGGATGTCTACGGTCTCTCCACCTACGTCAAAAACGGATACTACGAATCTTGGCCGTTCCTCTACATGGACGGCGGCCGCCCGGTGTCCGACGACTTGAAGACGTTCACTTTCGATTCCAAAGAAGCAACCGGCGCGATGAAAAAGCTCGCCGATCTGAAAACCATCCCGGTCGCACCGAAGGAAATGGGTTCCGGCGACGTCGGCGGAACTTGGAAAGCGTTCTCTGCACAGAAAAACGTCGCAGTTGAACCGTGGGCGACTTGGGCGATCCAAGCGGCTCAAAAAGCCAACATGAAAAACTTCATGGTGGCCGCGTACCCGACGGGCTCCGGCAAGCCGGTTACGATCGGCGGCGTCGGCGGTTGGATGATGTTCCACCAAGACGATGCAGGCAAGAAAAAAGTCATCGCCGACCTCATGAAGCAACTGACCTCGACCGAACAGCAAGTCGTTACGGCGAAAAACTACAGTGTCTTCCCGTCCCGCAAGTCGGCGGCCGACCAAAACCCGTTTGCCGACAACCCGCAAATGCAACAAGCGCAAAAACTCACCGAAACTGCGGTGATGATGCCGAAACAAGCTGATTGGAAGAAGATCGACGAAGCGATCCAGTCCCAGCTTCAACTGGTTCTCAACGGGGAGAAATCTCCGGAGGATGCCATGAAGGAAGCGAAAAAGACAGCCGACGAACTGCTCTCGAAATAGGGAGGTACAACTGTGAGTTCCCCGCAAGCAACTGAAGAGTTAACAAAGACCCAACTCGATGCAAAAGCGACCCCTCCGGCCATCCGCCGGAAGTCGCTTTTGCGCGAGATGTGGAAACAACGAGCCGCTTATCTGTTCCTGTTACCGAAAGGAATTTTGTTCACAGCCTTTGTCCTCATCCCGGTAATCTGGGCGTTCGTGCTTGCGTTCCAAGAGTACGGCGTGTTCGGCAGCGAGTGGGTCGGGTTCAAAAACTTCAAGTCTGTCGCAGACAGCGAGGCATTCCGAACCGCACTGTGGAACACCTTGAAGTACACGGTGGTCACCGTACCGCTGCAAGTGTTGATCGCCTTGGTGTTGGCGACCTTGATCTCCCCGCTCGGGCGTCGGGCGCAGAGCTTTTTCCGCGGGGCGTTCTACCTGCCGACGGTCACCTCGATGGTTATTATCGCGATGGTCTGGCGGTGGGTGTACAACTACCGCTATGGATTGTTCAACTATGTGCTCGGCTTCCTCGGAGTTCCTGCCCAAGACTGGCTCAACCAGTCCAACACGGCACTCTGGGCGCTGATCATCATGAGCGTGCTGATCCCGCCGGGCGTGGGCGTCATCATGTACTTGGCGGCGATGGACTCCATTCCGGACTCCTTGTATGAAGCGGCCAAGATCGACGGTGCAAGCGAAGTACAACGCTGGTGGCGAATTACGGTGCCGCTGCTCAAACCGACGACGCTGTATCTGACCATGTTGTCCCTGATTGGTTCCTTCCAAGTGTTCACGCAGATTCTGCTCATGACGGGCGGAGGCCCGGGACATGCCACAGAGACGTTGGTGTCGTTGATTTACAAGACGGCGTTCCGCGATCTGGAGTTTGGACTGGCTTCTGCACAAGCGATTGTGCTGTTCGTGATCACGTTGATCTTCGGCATCGCCCAATACTGGCTGATGTACCGCAAAGCGGAAGACTAGGAGGGGGAGCGACATGCAGATCAAACATTCACCTATGAAATGGCTGACGTACTTCGTGCTCTTCGTCTGGGCGATCATCTCCTTGCTTCCGCTGTATTGGGTGTTCTCCACGGCGTTGCAATTGCCGAACTACGTGGAAGCCGATCCACCGAAGCTCATCCCGATGGGGATCGTGGAGTTTTTCACGCATCCGGAGAACCGCAGTCTGATCCTCCATGACACGTTTGCCGGGTTCCAGCAATTGTTCCAAAGCACCAACATCTGGCGGTGGTTCTTCAACTCCGCGTACATCGCCGTCGTGGTGACGGTGGGGATTCTCGTGCTCGACACGATGGCTGGTTATGCACTGGCGAAAAAGGAATTCCCCGGTCGCAAGCTGTTTTTCTGGTTGATCGTCGGGACGATGATGATTCCCGGTCAGATCACGCTGGTTCCGCTGTTTATCATGGTTCAGAACTTGGGTCTGATGAACACGCACTGGGCGCTGATCTTGCCCGACCTCAGCATGGTGTTTGGCGTGTTCCTCATGCGCCAATACATGCTCTCGATTCCGTCTGATCTGCTCGAAGCCGCCAAGATCGACGGCGCCTCGGAGTGGAAAACGTTCTGGACGATCGTCGTGCCGCTTGCCAAACCGGCGCTGGCGACGCTTGGCATCTTCACCTTCATGAATGTCTGGAACTCGTTCCTCTGGCCGATCATCGTGCTCAACGATGCGGACCTCTACACGCTGCCGGTCGGATTGAAGACGTTGCAAGACCAGAACCTGGCGATCTTCAAGCTGCTGATGAGCGGCGCGGCAGTGGCGGCCGTTCCGATGATCGTCGTGTTCGTCGCGTTCCAACGTCACTTCATCAAGGGCTTGACACTGGGCGGCGTGAAGGAATGAGATCGCGCGTTCTCGATGTGGTGGAGCAAGGCTTGGCAGACAGTCTCTTCGCAGGAGCCGTCGTACATGTCAGCCGCGTAACCTCAGAAGGTTGCGAGGTTCTCGTGGAGGCGGCTCGCGGATATGCCGAGGTCACTCCACGGCGGAGGCCGATGACGGTCGATGCCGTTTTTGACATCGCGTCGTTGACCAAGGTCATCGCGACGCTTCCTGCCGTGTTGCGCTCCGTGCAAGAGGGGCGGTTGGAAGTAGACCGCCCGGTGTTGCCGGGGCACGGAATATCTGTACATCATCTGCTCACCCACACCTCGGGGCTTCCAGCATGGAAGCCCTTCTATTTATGGAGGCAGGGGAAAGCGGACTATCGCACGCGGATCGAGGCCGAGACTTTGGTGTACGAACCAGGGACTCGGGCCCTCTACTCCGATCTCGGCATGATCTTGCTCGGCTTCGTGTTGGAGGACATCTGGCAGAAACCGCTCGAGGATATCGCTCGCGAACAAGCGTTTGGAGTTCTGGGAATGGTAGACACAGGCTATCATCCAGCGGGAAAAAATGTCGTTGCCACTGAAGTGGGGAACGCCATCGAACGGACGATGTGCCGAGACTATGCGACAGACGCGGAGATCGAACGGTTCCCATGGCGGGCACAGACGATTTGCGGAGCGGTGAACGATGGCAATTGCCACTATGGACTGAGCGGAGTCAGCGGTCACGCCGGGTTGTTCTCAACGGTGGCGGACGTGGCCCGTTACGCGCAAATGTGGGCGGCAGGCGGGCGAGGGTTCCTCACGCCGGAGCTTGTGCAGTTGGCAACGACAAATCACACGGCAGGTTTGGGGCTGTCGAGAGGACTTGGCTGGGAGATGGGTGTCTGGGCAGGTGAGACATTTTTGCCGCATGTTTTCGGTCATACAGGGTTTACGGGTACGGCTGTCTGGGTAGATCCGGTGTCGGGTCTGGTGGTTGTCTCGTTGACCAATCGCTTGCATCCAACTCCGTCCGATCTCGCGGTTTGGCGGCGGAACCTGCATGCAGCCGTTTTTTCTGAGGAGGACTATTAAT
Coding sequences within:
- the murQ gene encoding N-acetylmuramic acid 6-phosphate etherase; the protein is MESIAKLATEQTNAQSDTLDQMNALEIVMLMNREDRTVADSVSAALPRIAEAVDRIVERLRRGGRLLYIGAGTSGRLGVLDASECPPTFGIEADVVVGVVAGGLDALVEAQEGAEDDADAGAYDLRKHALGAHDIVVGLSASGRTPYVAGALNFAKSVGAGTVALSCNEGAEISGNADVAIEVATGPEVLMGSTRLKAGTAQKMVLNMISTAVMVRLGKAYGNMMIDVKPTNIKLVDRACRMLMNATGVDHATAETALTSAGRRAKVALVMLKTGCDVAEAERRLEVANGFARLAIEEGTHAE
- the nagZ gene encoding beta-N-acetylhexosaminidase gives rise to the protein MPSNSDLSQLSVAQQVGQTMMFGFHGSEPSPEIEHLIREHHIGGVILFARNVGRPQDVLRLNTALQKIAYDAGHTHPLLISVDQENGIVRRLGAGTTLFPGNMALGAAGRSAWAHDVAHATGRELRALGFNFNLAPVLDVNNNPRNPVIGVRAYGEDPRQVSEFGVEAIRGLQAAGLAACGKHFPGHGDTSLDSHLTLPLIPHDRARLHAVELPPFLKAISAGVDAIMIAHVVFPEFEPDDTPATLSHRVITGLLREEMGFDGVITTDCMEMHAIAKTIGTVEGTYRAFLAGVDLSFISHTHDWQRGAVERFLRGVEEGELTKERLEASVQRVLSLKEKYTSWDDWLPLFEKLEQGELTPDSVVGCAEHRQLARDVYEAAVTLTSTRPGALPLQLKAEDRVAVVYLRNVSLSPVEDDRYLINPLATAIERQHSNVVRIELSNPPTAEEIAEAVKTASTCQAVVVGTLNAHLSEGQVELLRHLRDLPIPRLVVSMRTPYDSTVCEGFDAHIAVYEFTPEGIDVAAEAIFGKRQLMGRLPISLEVSR
- a CDS encoding anhydro-N-acetylmuramic acid kinase, whose protein sequence is MITCIGLMSGTSVDGVDVAITTISGEPPHVQVRLDHFETVPFSAEVRARIFRLFEPSVTAAEVSQMNFLLGHVFADAVLQVVERAGVDITNIMFIASHGQTVYHHPVAEEIAGYAVTSTLQIGEASVIAEKTGRPVVADFRVRDMAAGGQGAPLVPFVDALLFAAPDRGRILANIGGIANLTVLPRGASSEHSVAFDTGPGNMLVDGLVNRFTEGRQRYDEDGRLAQGGQVLEDFLAPWLQMPFFQQAPPKSTGRELFGEQMVDAWWRDAQAGGFRAEDVIATATAFTVRTFARAIREFILPHHVMDELIVGGGGSYNPVMLDGLRRELPQLNVLTQNEATGIPSDAKEAVAFAVLGYETYHRRPGNLPSATGAKRPVVLGKITWD
- a CDS encoding N-acetylglucosamine kinase, coding for MRIYIGIDGGGTKTRSVAVTEQGTILADLTTPGSNVNHHGWAGVEESLFVLFNLLRTHVPLGAQVASLCLGFAGIDRESDRVRMEEWAATHWPTANVRVVHDARIALEAGLPVDAELGVGIVLIAGTGSVAYGRNEAGEETRVGGWGYLLGDEGSGYDLGRRAITSVLRAYDGRDPQTALTELVLNAYGVQEPTDLLPLVYGETSSRGHVAQSARLVFDAATAGDLVAQALVEGAADELAALVVALLQKMNVTARRLTVVLAGGLFSTGSPLIGLFEARLPDTVDVRPGQPPVFGALRLAQEGR
- a CDS encoding carbohydrate ABC transporter permease produces the protein MSSPQATEELTKTQLDAKATPPAIRRKSLLREMWKQRAAYLFLLPKGILFTAFVLIPVIWAFVLAFQEYGVFGSEWVGFKNFKSVADSEAFRTALWNTLKYTVVTVPLQVLIALVLATLISPLGRRAQSFFRGAFYLPTVTSMVIIAMVWRWVYNYRYGLFNYVLGFLGVPAQDWLNQSNTALWALIIMSVLIPPGVGVIMYLAAMDSIPDSLYEAAKIDGASEVQRWWRITVPLLKPTTLYLTMLSLIGSFQVFTQILLMTGGGPGHATETLVSLIYKTAFRDLEFGLASAQAIVLFVITLIFGIAQYWLMYRKAED
- a CDS encoding carbohydrate ABC transporter permease, with the translated sequence MQIKHSPMKWLTYFVLFVWAIISLLPLYWVFSTALQLPNYVEADPPKLIPMGIVEFFTHPENRSLILHDTFAGFQQLFQSTNIWRWFFNSAYIAVVVTVGILVLDTMAGYALAKKEFPGRKLFFWLIVGTMMIPGQITLVPLFIMVQNLGLMNTHWALILPDLSMVFGVFLMRQYMLSIPSDLLEAAKIDGASEWKTFWTIVVPLAKPALATLGIFTFMNVWNSFLWPIIVLNDADLYTLPVGLKTLQDQNLAIFKLLMSGAAVAAVPMIVVFVAFQRHFIKGLTLGGVKE
- a CDS encoding protein O-GlcNAcase; its protein translation is MKQTTKLGLGVLVLAGVVGSTACSSSTEQKQTAPAPSTSSFAVRGVIEGFYGKPWSQEQRLDMLSFLGQHHMNTYVYAPKDDPYQRLKWGDLYPAEDAARMKALAKQAESSGVKFVYSISPGLPAPLPGEMSTPAMEQAAITCSSQADREKLAAKVEQLRGLGVHTIMLSFDDVQEKLKSADLSVYDGDLAKAHAELANWLLQTEQARDPQFKLWFAPTTYYGLKDNPYWQTLRTALHEQVQVIWTGEKILSPRITSSQADEVTRLLGRKPLVWDNYPVNDFTYSIQKKPQLFLGPVEGRDTDLDRHTAGWLANPMLQSEASKIALATLGDYLDHPTTYNPDTAWLAAIQALPGVSDPDPLMTFSSYARKSPVHSASNPEFGKKVAAYQANDADSLPLRTELDHLRDLPKKITETVNNQELLTEIEPWLKKLASEAEAGLLALDLAQKAPTDPQRNDLRQQLATKLRTLADDPNTIAPEIIDFAKSLEK
- a CDS encoding sugar ABC transporter substrate-binding protein, whose protein sequence is MNYTKYSKAFAVLATATLLTVAVTGCSKDSASTTKQETANWTGKITIWDGPRWEEAGNKYAWIESQKKAFETSHPGVTVEIVQVPWAELNDKLGVSIAGKAWPDLAPVDISGNGVNAAFLKQKVLEPIDEYVTADDKKDFLPNALDAYTQDGKLYGLPGGMTVHGMLLNLDIFKERNVEPPKDGKWTWDEFVDDMKKLTYDKDGDGKVDVYGLSTYVKNGYYESWPFLYMDGGRPVSDDLKTFTFDSKEATGAMKKLADLKTIPVAPKEMGSGDVGGTWKAFSAQKNVAVEPWATWAIQAAQKANMKNFMVAAYPTGSGKPVTIGGVGGWMMFHQDDAGKKKVIADLMKQLTSTEQQVVTAKNYSVFPSRKSAADQNPFADNPQMQQAQKLTETAVMMPKQADWKKIDEAIQSQLQLVLNGEKSPEDAMKEAKKTADELLSK
- a CDS encoding GntR family transcriptional regulator; protein product: MLNKHIPIPLYYQLKEKLSAAILSGELPPGALLPSERELSDHYSISRMTVRQALGEMVKEGLLVREQGKGTFVAEPKFNQGLLKLTSFSEDMRNRGLKPDSKILAIYVQDATPAVAAELRLEAVGINQQVIVFERVRLADNKPMAYEISHLPLHRFPELEQESLHSTSLYNLLEEKYGLVIRYARQTMEVGLSRPAESDILGIPAGSAVLKIERTTFDADDEPIEYVKSVYRGDRYKLYAELHR
- a CDS encoding serine hydrolase domain-containing protein translates to MRSRVLDVVEQGLADSLFAGAVVHVSRVTSEGCEVLVEAARGYAEVTPRRRPMTVDAVFDIASLTKVIATLPAVLRSVQEGRLEVDRPVLPGHGISVHHLLTHTSGLPAWKPFYLWRQGKADYRTRIEAETLVYEPGTRALYSDLGMILLGFVLEDIWQKPLEDIAREQAFGVLGMVDTGYHPAGKNVVATEVGNAIERTMCRDYATDAEIERFPWRAQTICGAVNDGNCHYGLSGVSGHAGLFSTVADVARYAQMWAAGGRGFLTPELVQLATTNHTAGLGLSRGLGWEMGVWAGETFLPHVFGHTGFTGTAVWVDPVSGLVVVSLTNRLHPTPSDLAVWRRNLHAAVFSEEDY